A window of Deltaproteobacteria bacterium contains these coding sequences:
- a CDS encoding tryptophan 7-halogenase gives MRDAPDVVVIGGGPAGAVAATLLADAGHRVLVLERERFPRYHIGESLLSATLPILDAVGATPAIERHGFLKKPGGTFLWGRQREPWSFWFREDPGGRPHAYQVVRAEFDQLLLENARAHGADVREEHAVTAVEPDDGRPIVRARSARGAALRLAPRFVVDASGQAAVVGRARAFRQFDDFFKNLAVFGYFRGAERLPGELANHILSAAFADGWFWYIPLHDGTMSVGAVVDARRWRTLADGDPEGTYRGLIARCPAIAERLARAALVSPIRVIRDYSYTSTRFTGPGFLLAGDAACFIDPVFSTGVHLACLAGFLGARAVDSILSGAAPEAEALARYEAAYRGAFERYLRFLYFFYDHNEDPDSYFWTARRILTHAPAELSTREAFVRLISGNGDWDAAATLVASEHARWAEGIHSGRPSAVPGSDLLRVRTTSVLTGLPARPRDDS, from the coding sequence ATGCGCGACGCGCCCGACGTGGTGGTGATCGGCGGCGGGCCCGCGGGCGCCGTCGCGGCGACGCTGCTCGCCGACGCCGGCCATCGCGTCCTGGTCCTCGAGCGCGAGCGCTTCCCGCGCTACCACATCGGCGAGTCGCTCCTCTCTGCGACGCTCCCCATCCTCGACGCCGTCGGCGCCACGCCCGCCATCGAGCGCCACGGGTTTCTCAAGAAGCCGGGCGGCACCTTCCTCTGGGGCCGCCAGCGCGAGCCGTGGAGCTTCTGGTTCCGCGAAGACCCGGGCGGGCGGCCGCACGCCTATCAGGTCGTGCGCGCCGAGTTCGACCAGCTCCTGCTCGAGAACGCGCGCGCCCACGGCGCGGACGTGCGCGAGGAGCACGCGGTGACGGCGGTCGAGCCCGACGACGGACGGCCCATCGTGCGCGCGCGCAGCGCCAGGGGCGCTGCCCTCCGCCTCGCCCCCCGCTTCGTGGTCGACGCGAGCGGCCAGGCGGCCGTCGTCGGAAGAGCGCGCGCCTTCCGCCAGTTCGACGACTTCTTCAAGAACCTGGCCGTCTTCGGCTACTTCCGCGGCGCGGAGCGCCTCCCCGGCGAGCTCGCCAACCACATCCTCTCCGCCGCCTTCGCCGACGGCTGGTTCTGGTACATCCCGCTCCACGACGGCACCATGAGCGTGGGCGCGGTCGTCGACGCGCGCCGCTGGCGCACGCTGGCGGACGGCGACCCGGAGGGCACCTACCGCGGTCTGATCGCGCGCTGCCCCGCGATCGCCGAGCGGCTCGCGCGGGCGGCCCTCGTCTCGCCCATCCGCGTCATCCGCGACTACTCGTACACCAGCACGCGCTTCACCGGCCCCGGCTTCCTGCTGGCCGGCGACGCCGCCTGCTTCATCGACCCCGTCTTCTCGACCGGCGTGCACCTCGCCTGCCTGGCCGGGTTCCTGGGCGCGCGCGCCGTCGACTCGATCCTCTCCGGCGCCGCGCCCGAGGCCGAGGCGCTCGCCCGGTACGAGGCCGCCTACCGCGGCGCCTTCGAGCGCTACCTCCGCTTCCTCTACTTCTTCTACGACCACAACGAGGACCCCGACTCGTACTTCTGGACCGCGCGCCGCATCCTGACCCACGCGCCCGCGGAGCTCTCCACGCGCGAGGCGTTCGTGCGCCTCATCTCGGGGAACGGCGACTGGGACGCGGCCGCGACGCTGGTGGCGAGCGAGCACGCGCGCTGGGCGGAGGGCATCCACTCGGGACGGCCGAGCGCGGTGCCGGGGAGCGACCTCCTGCGCGTGCGCACGACGAGCGTGCTCACCGGCCTGCCCGCCCGGCCACGCGACGACAGCTGA